One region of Herpetosiphonaceae bacterium genomic DNA includes:
- a CDS encoding nicotinate phosphoribosyltransferase has protein sequence MAHQPITHGILFTDQYQLTMAQVYFRLGIHEQPALFEHFFRSYPDYRRHQAGYCISAGLQPFVQWMQAASFGETEVEILRAQRSRTGAPLFADDFLQWLRRSGSFDGLTLAALPEGRVAHPHMPLTVVRGPLALAQILETSLLNHINYQTLIATKAARMRESAGEGTVMEFGLRRAQDTGANAGTRAALIGGADFSSNLGMSAALGLPAKGTHAHSMVQAAMVLGLGELGAFRAYAETYPDDTLLLVDTIDTLGSGVPNAITVFEELRRKGHEPVGIRLDSGDLAYLSIQAGKMLNQAGFPNTSIVLSNDLDELVIWQILTQIRAEAPQEGLEPEALIKRLVFGVGTQLITSTGYPALGGVYKLVALCGDEGWRPAIKISDSPDKIANPGHKRCWRLYDQRNRATADLMALEEEDIPNMPEIVLRHPSDVTKTRIVHRGDTTLELLHREIVRDGRVVYDWPSLEEMRQTRREDVSRLDPGVRRLIHPHIYHVSLTEALWNLKYELIAAARR, from the coding sequence ATGGCGCATCAACCGATCACTCACGGTATTTTATTCACCGATCAGTACCAGCTCACGATGGCGCAGGTCTATTTTCGGCTCGGCATTCACGAGCAACCGGCGCTCTTCGAGCATTTCTTCCGCTCGTATCCCGACTACCGGCGGCATCAGGCGGGCTATTGTATCAGCGCGGGGCTACAGCCGTTCGTGCAGTGGATGCAGGCAGCCTCCTTCGGCGAGACGGAGGTCGAGATTTTGCGGGCACAGCGCAGCCGTACGGGAGCGCCGCTCTTTGCCGACGATTTTCTGCAATGGCTGCGGCGCAGCGGCTCCTTCGACGGCCTTACGCTCGCGGCGCTGCCCGAAGGACGGGTCGCCCATCCCCACATGCCTCTGACGGTCGTTCGGGGACCGCTGGCGCTGGCACAGATCCTTGAGACTTCGCTGCTCAATCATATCAACTACCAGACCTTGATCGCGACGAAAGCGGCGCGTATGCGTGAGAGCGCCGGCGAGGGCACCGTGATGGAGTTCGGCCTGCGCCGCGCGCAGGATACCGGTGCGAATGCCGGAACACGGGCGGCGCTGATCGGCGGCGCGGACTTTAGCTCCAATCTCGGCATGTCGGCGGCGCTGGGCCTTCCGGCCAAAGGCACGCATGCTCACAGCATGGTGCAGGCAGCGATGGTGCTGGGCCTGGGCGAGCTTGGCGCATTTCGCGCGTACGCCGAAACCTATCCCGACGACACCCTGCTGCTGGTCGATACGATCGATACGCTCGGCAGCGGCGTGCCCAACGCGATCACCGTCTTTGAAGAGCTGCGCCGCAAAGGTCACGAGCCGGTCGGGATTCGCCTCGATTCAGGCGATCTGGCGTATCTCAGCATCCAGGCAGGCAAGATGCTCAATCAGGCGGGCTTTCCCAACACCTCGATCGTGCTCTCGAACGATCTGGATGAGCTGGTGATCTGGCAGATTTTGACGCAGATCCGGGCTGAAGCACCGCAGGAGGGTCTGGAGCCCGAAGCGCTGATCAAACGGCTCGTCTTTGGCGTCGGCACGCAGCTCATCACCTCCACCGGCTACCCGGCGCTCGGCGGCGTGTACAAGCTGGTCGCGCTATGTGGCGATGAAGGCTGGCGTCCGGCGATCAAAATCTCCGACTCGCCCGACAAGATCGCCAACCCTGGGCATAAGCGCTGCTGGCGGCTCTACGATCAGCGCAACCGCGCGACGGCTGACCTGATGGCGCTTGAGGAAGAAGACATCCCGAACATGCCGGAGATCGTCCTGCGACACCCGTCGGATGTCACCAAGACGCGCATCGTCCATCGCGGCGACACAACGCTGGAGCTGCTGCACCGCGAGATCGTGCGTGATGGCCGCGTGGTCTATGACTGGCCCTCGCTGGAAGAGATGCGCCAGACCCGGCGCGAGGACGTATCGCGCCTCGATCCTGGTGTGCGCCGCCTGATCCACCCGCACATCTACCACGTGTCGCTGACCGAGGCGCTCTGGAATCTCAAGTACGAGCTGATCGCTGCGGCAAGGCGCTAG